The segment ATCCTCTACCGGGTTGGAAGCCACGTCTCGGGTGCTCTTACCACCCGGGGCATTTCAATACGAGTGCCCCCTTCCGTGGAGTTTTGGCTTCCATTTGCTGCAACGATCTGTAGTGTCATATAACTACTGTTTCAGCCCGGGAATAATGTCTACTCGAATGAGTAGGAGGTGTCTCGAGTTGTACGATAGTGATTGATCGAGTGCTCGAGAACACCACTATTGCTGGCAACACTGATTTCCACATCCTCCCCAACCGATTCGCGCAAACGCTCCGCGCTTGCGCTCATCCCTCGCACGAGTGGTACTCGCGGATCGCTATCGCGACCCGCGAGCAAGCGCGCGCCACCGCACAGTGGCGGCTTTTCGGGATAGTGAGTGGCGGCAACTCCGTGCGCTGCCCGATCTATCGAGCCACAAGAACTCTCTATGCAGTTCGGTGGTACTTCTTTCGCTCGAGGCCGTGGTTGCAAGCGCCCGGCGTAGCTTCTTACTCCCGACTGGTGTAGACCACCTATCATGGCTATCGACACAGTCCTCGTCGTGGGCGCGACGGGAACGCAAGGCGGTGCCGTCGCCCGGCACCTCCTCGAGCGGGATTTCGAGGTTCTCGCGCTGACTCGAGACAAGGACAAATACGAGTCACACCACCTCGCCGAGCGGGGGGCCGAACTCGTCGAGGGGTCGCTCGCGGAGAAAAACACCATCGAGCCGCTGGTCGAGGAGGCCGACGGCGTCTTTCTGATGACCAACTACTGGGAGCACGGTTACGACGACGAGGTCGCCCAGGGGCGAAACGCGGTCGAGTTGATCGACGAAGTGGGCGTCGAGCACCTCGTCTTCTCGTCGGTCGGCGGGGCCGACCGCGACACCGGGATCTCGCACTTCGACTCGAAGTGGGAGATCGAGGGGTTGATCGACGACCACGGTATTTCAGCGACGGTCGTCCGTCCCGTGTTCTTCGCTCAGAACTTCGAGGGCTTTCGCGACTCGATCGAAGACGGCACGCTCGCGATGGGACTCGAGCCCTCGAACCCCCTACAAATCCTCGACGTCGAGGATCTTGGCGCGTTCGTCGCGCAGGTGCTTTCCGACCCCGGCGAATACGAGGGCGAATCCTACGAACTGGCGAGCGACGAACTCCCGCTTCGCGCGATGGCGATTCGATTCGCCGACGCGCTCGAGCGACCCGTTCGCGCCCAGCACCTCTCGATCGACGACGTCGAGGAGAGCCAGGGCGAGGAGTACGCCGTGATGTTCGAGTGGTTCAACGACGCGGGCTACGAGTCGCCGATCGACGACCTCCGGGCGGAGTTCGACGTTTCGTTCAATCGCCTCGAGACCTACCTCGAGCGTGAGTGGCGCGAGTGACCGCTGTGTGCGCTGACGGACGTGATTTTGCAGACGACAGTCTCTCGAGTCGACACGCCGCCTCGTAACATTTACCGGAAAATAGTTCCTGAACCAGGTTCAAAGCCGGGCCGACACCGGTCATCACCGAACTCGTCGCGTTTCCCTCGAGGATTCAGTTCGTTCACCCGGCGACTGGATGTGGCAACATTTTCCTGATTACCCTAGCCCCGTCAGGGTTCGCCTGATTGCGGAAGGGTATAGGAGTAGAGTGCTAGTCTCCGATACCCGATGAGCGCGACAGTTATCTCGAGTACGGTAGCGGCTACTCGTCTTCTGACACGGCGGTGGTTTGCGTGAACACGACAGAGCAATACAAACAGAACAAACACCCCCTCGACGTCATCGACGACGTCTACGAGTACGCCGAGGACGAACTCACCTTCGAGGAGATCGAAGAGCGGGCGGGCGACGGTGAGTGGGAACGGCTGAAGTGGGCCGGCATGTACGCCCAGAAACAGGAGGGGTACTTCATGATCCGGACGAAGGTCCCCGGCGGCAAGCTCACGCCGGAGCAGGCCGAGGTCATCGGCGAGGTCACCGACGACCTCGCTGTCGCCCCCGAAGAGTACGGTGGCGAAGAGCAGAACGAACTCTGGGGCGACGCCTACCTCGACATCACGACTCGACAGGACATCCAGAAACACTGGATTCGCGTCGAGGACGTCCCGGAGATGTGGGACCGGTACGAAGAGGTTGGCCTGACGACGGTGCAGGGCTGTGGCGACGGCGCTCGAAACGTCCTCGGCTGCCCCGCGGCCGGACTCGACGATCACGAGTGCTTCAACGCACAGCCGGTCATCGACGCGGTCTCGGACTACTTCACCGGGAACCGCGAGTACGCCAACCTCCCGCGGAAGTTCAAGATGACGATCACCGGCTGTGCACACGACTGCGCGCAGTCCCAGATCAACGATATCGGACTCGTCCCCGCGAAAAAGGAGATCGACGGCGAGTACCTCTACGGATTCCACGCCCGCGTCGGCGGCGGTCTCTCCGACGGTCCGCGGATGGGTTCGGAACTCGATGTCTTCATCCAACCCGAAGACGCCGTCGAGTTCTGCCGCGCCGTCGCCCAGACGTTCAAGGAGATCGGCGACCGCAACAACCGCGGCGTCTGCCGCATGCGGTATCTCGTCCAACAGCTCGGTCCGGAGAAGTTCGAAGAAGCCATCCGCGACCGCTGTACGATCGACCTGTCCGACGCCGGCGAGAACCTGACCGTCGGCTACAAGGGCGACCACGTCGGCGTCCACGACCAGAAACAGGACGGTCTGAAGTACGTCGGCTTCAACGTGATCGCCGGCCGCATGGGCGGCGACGAGTTCGCCGAAGCCGCCCGCGCCGCGGAGAAGTACGGCACTGAGGACGCCTCCGTCCGCCTCGCGACCGACCAGAACTTCCTCATCACGCACATCCCCGAGGAGAACGTCGATGACCTGCTCGCAGAGCCGTTCGCCGCGGACTACCAGCCGGATCCCGGCCCGTTCTCCCGGGGCGCGGTCGGCTGTACGGGCAACGAGTTCTGTAACTACGCGATCATCGAGACCAAAAAGCGCACCAAGCGCTGGGCTCGAGAACTCGACGACCGTATCAATACGCCCGACGACCTCGATGTCGTCCGGATGCACATGTCCGGCTGCTCGGCCTCCTGTGCACAGCCACAGATCGCGGATATCGGTTTCCGCGGCGAGACCGTCAAACTCGAGGACGACGACTCACCCAACGAAGAAGGCGACAACCTCGTCGAAGGGATGGACTTCGGTCTCGGCGGCTCGCTCGGCGAGGACAACGAGTTCCTCGACTGGATCGAGCATGCAGTGCCGGCCGACTCGGTGATTCCGGCGCTCGAGCGGCTGTTCGACGCGTACGCCGACGAAAAGTACGACGACGAGCAGTTCTACGCCTGGTGTCGCCGCGTCGACAACGAGCGGCTGCGCTCGATCATGCAACAGGCCGACGCTCCCGTTGCAGGAGGTGTTGCCCATGGGGACTGATGGCGAGGACGAGCGAACGTTCCCGACCGTTCCCGAATCAAGCGGCGACGACGATGACGACGTTATCGTCCCCGAGACCAGCGGCCACGCGCCGCGGTCGCGAGCCGATACCGACAACGCCCGAGAGGGTGCGATTCAGCCCGCGAGCGGCGATTCCGACCCCGCTGGTGGAAGCTGCTCGCCAAACACCTGTACCTGCGGCGAGAAGACGCAGGAAAAGACCGTCGCAACTGACGGAGCGGGCGTCGCGAACGTCGACGAGATGGGCGAACTCGGCGACCTCGAGTTCACCGAACCCGCGGAGGGGATCAGCCAGGACGTCGACAACGGCGCGCCCGACGAGCGGGTCGGGGTTCCTGACGGCGTCGACCTCGAGACCCCCGAGTACTCGATCCGGTCGGAGATGAACGACATCGACACGCCGGACGACAAGACCTGGTTCATGGAACTTGACGAAGCCGTCATTGACGACGGCCGCTGTATCCAGTGTGGGACCTGTGTCGCCGCCTGTCCGTCCGACTCCATCGGAATCGGCGACGACGGCAAGCCAGAACTCGTCAAGATGTGTACCGGCTGTTCGCTCTGTTGGGACTTCTGCCCGCGCGGCGGACTGCGCTACGAGCGCCAGTGGAAGATCACCGGCGGCGACGACAACGTCAAGGGCGCCGGCGACCCGATCACGGAGTTCTCCGCGCGGGTCGACGAGGACTGGACGAAAGACGCCCAGGACGGCGGCGTCGTCACGACGGTCCTCTCGCACCTCCTCGAGGCGGGCGAGATCGACGGCGCGCTCGTCGCGACCGAAAGCGAGGAGGAACCGTGGAAGGCCGAGAGCTATCTCGCGACCAGTCACGAGGACCTGATCGAGAACGCCGGAACCATCTACAACCAGACGATGGCGCTCGGCAACCTGAATCTCGACCAGTGGGAGCACAAGCTCCCCGACAAACCGTTCGACGACATCAGTCTCGCGCTCGTCGGAACGCCGTGTGAAATCGAGGGCATCCGCGCCCTACAGGACTTCGAGTGGGACTACCAGGCCCAGAACGAGGGCGTTCGCGCGATCGATTACACGATCGCGTTGATGTGTACGAAGAACTTCAACTACTACAGCCTCATGGGCGAGCAGCTAGAGGAGCAGCGAGACATCTCGCTCGACGAGGTCGGCAAAATGG is part of the Halostagnicola kamekurae genome and harbors:
- a CDS encoding NmrA/HSCARG family protein, with the protein product MAIDTVLVVGATGTQGGAVARHLLERDFEVLALTRDKDKYESHHLAERGAELVEGSLAEKNTIEPLVEEADGVFLMTNYWEHGYDDEVAQGRNAVELIDEVGVEHLVFSSVGGADRDTGISHFDSKWEIEGLIDDHGISATVVRPVFFAQNFEGFRDSIEDGTLAMGLEPSNPLQILDVEDLGAFVAQVLSDPGEYEGESYELASDELPLRAMAIRFADALERPVRAQHLSIDDVEESQGEEYAVMFEWFNDAGYESPIDDLRAEFDVSFNRLETYLEREWRE
- a CDS encoding nitrite/sulfite reductase, with the protein product MNTTEQYKQNKHPLDVIDDVYEYAEDELTFEEIEERAGDGEWERLKWAGMYAQKQEGYFMIRTKVPGGKLTPEQAEVIGEVTDDLAVAPEEYGGEEQNELWGDAYLDITTRQDIQKHWIRVEDVPEMWDRYEEVGLTTVQGCGDGARNVLGCPAAGLDDHECFNAQPVIDAVSDYFTGNREYANLPRKFKMTITGCAHDCAQSQINDIGLVPAKKEIDGEYLYGFHARVGGGLSDGPRMGSELDVFIQPEDAVEFCRAVAQTFKEIGDRNNRGVCRMRYLVQQLGPEKFEEAIRDRCTIDLSDAGENLTVGYKGDHVGVHDQKQDGLKYVGFNVIAGRMGGDEFAEAARAAEKYGTEDASVRLATDQNFLITHIPEENVDDLLAEPFAADYQPDPGPFSRGAVGCTGNEFCNYAIIETKKRTKRWARELDDRINTPDDLDVVRMHMSGCSASCAQPQIADIGFRGETVKLEDDDSPNEEGDNLVEGMDFGLGGSLGEDNEFLDWIEHAVPADSVIPALERLFDAYADEKYDDEQFYAWCRRVDNERLRSIMQQADAPVAGGVAHGD
- a CDS encoding Coenzyme F420 hydrogenase/dehydrogenase, beta subunit C-terminal domain, with protein sequence MGTDGEDERTFPTVPESSGDDDDDVIVPETSGHAPRSRADTDNAREGAIQPASGDSDPAGGSCSPNTCTCGEKTQEKTVATDGAGVANVDEMGELGDLEFTEPAEGISQDVDNGAPDERVGVPDGVDLETPEYSIRSEMNDIDTPDDKTWFMELDEAVIDDGRCIQCGTCVAACPSDSIGIGDDGKPELVKMCTGCSLCWDFCPRGGLRYERQWKITGGDDNVKGAGDPITEFSARVDEDWTKDAQDGGVVTTVLSHLLEAGEIDGALVATESEEEPWKAESYLATSHEDLIENAGTIYNQTMALGNLNLDQWEHKLPDKPFDDISLALVGTPCEIEGIRALQDFEWDYQAQNEGVRAIDYTIALMCTKNFNYYSLMGEQLEEQRDISLDEVGKMDVLHGKLMVYDNDGEMILDEDIENFHDAALKGCDECADFTGFCADLTVGSVGSSDEYSSVIVRTEQGMKAWEITEPDLDYHDLEDKSAVGKLQGWDKKKAFESLERPFDPDAPRFIDYTDHAENYGTELNPHDYGH